The genomic segment GAGGGGTGCCCCTGTGGAGACGTCTGCTTGGCGTGTCCCTCCCGGGGTTgccgcgcgtgcgtgtgtgtgtgtgtgtgtgtgtgtgtgtgtgtgtgtgtgtgtgtgtgagagataaGAACTTAAGgtagatctaccctcttagcgcatttttaaataataagcatGCAGTGTAAATAGTGGAGGGTGTTGCGCTGTGCAGTGAGCCTCGGGACTTGCATAACTGCCTTTGTGCCCTTTGACCCGCACCTTGCGTCccctcttggctgttgtgaatagtgctgcggTGAGCATGGGACCCCAGATCTTTCTTCAACGTCCTGATTTCagttccttcagataaatacccagaagtgggctTTGCTGGATCACAGTGTATTGATGGTTCTCGTCttcatttttgaggaacctctgcactgttctccacagtggccgCGCCAATTTTGCAGTCCCAGcagcagtgcacgagggttcccttttctcatcctcaccaacagttgttgttttctgtttgtttcccaTAGTAACcgtcctaatgggtgtgaggcgGTACCTCACTGGGGTTGGATTTGCGTTTCCCCGATGAGTCGGGATGTGGAGCATCCTTCCAAGTGCCTGTCAGCCATTTGTATGTTGTGTTTGGAGCAATATTTATTCAAGGTCTTcacctatgttttaaaaaatcaggtcaTTACTTCTGTTCAACGTAGTTGTGGAAGTTCTAGTCAGAACAgctagggaagaaaaaagaaataaaagtcatccaaaaaAAGTCATCCAAATCAGAAGGGAGGAGGTAAAGGTGTGTGTCTGCAGGTGATGTGATCTTATGCggaaaaccctaaagactgcAGGAGAGAACTCAGATCTAGTTATCAGTCACCGCGGCTGCAGGATGCGGAAGCAACATACAAGCCTCGGCTGCATTTCTGTACGCCAGCGTCAAACgctctgaaaaggaaattaacgAAACAGTCCCATTCACGGTAGCAGCAGAAGGGATAAAGTACCCAGTGACATTTCGCCATGTGTCCTGGGCCAGTTcttaacctccctgggcctcagtttacccgAGCAGCCTGCAGGGTGATGGTGAAAGTTgcagaggcagaggagaaggtGCCGGGCTCGTGAGGCCCCTGGCTGAGAGCAGCTCCGTGGAGGGCGCCGTGCGCACCCTGAGCCTTGGGCCGAGGGTGTCCGGGATGCGGGCCCAGCGGCAACGGCCGCTGACGAGCGGCTTCCTCCTGCCCAGCTGCTTGTCTCGTGGTTGTAGGTGATTTACTCCGCTTTAATATTTGCCAGAGGCTGCTCTGCATTTGGAGTCTATTAACCAGTTCTTTTCACGTGAGCCATTAACAGTTAACTTCAAGTTAAGGAGGTTAGAAGGGTCCGGAGAGTGGCCTTTTTGCCTGGGCTCCGTGCTTGCTGTTGGGGGCAGCACTGTCACCCGGGGCATCTCCAGCCCTGAGCCCGCGGGCCTCCACGCTTCAGAGGTAGGCTGGCACCAGATCACCACTCACCCTTGTGAGACGCAGAGCCTCGGACGCTGCTGGGCACCAGTCTGCAGCTCGGGGCTCCGGCCCGGACGTTGGCGCCCGGGGAGGTGGACAGCCAGGGAGGTGTGCAGGGGTCAGGTCCCAGCGGCCTCGCCCACTGTCCTGTCATCTGTGGGGAGCGCCTGCCTGGGGTGGCACAACCATCCGGGGAGCCGATGCGCCCAAGGGCTACCTGGGGGGAGCCCCGCACTCGCAGCCTCCCCAGGGCCCCGGCTGGGAACGTGAGGCGTCCTGCGACAGGAGCCCCTGGGCCACCAGCACCTGCACACTCAGGCCGCTAGTGGCGGGCGGCTCCCCGGGGACCTGGGATCTGACGAGGCTGGAGAGTGGCCTCGGGGTGTAAGGGCCAGTGGTTTTCAGGCTGCGGGCAGAGGTCCCTTTGAGGCTTTCGTGCGGGGGCACATGCGGGACTTCGGCCGCCTGGGACCCCGGCACGGTCTCCCCGTCGCTGGCGTCTGCTCTCCGAGGTCAGCGTCTCCCGGGCTGTCGCTGGTCCTCGTGCAGCTGGGGGTCACATGTCCTCTCTTCTCCCCCCGTAGCTTGATCTGCCTCCTCTGAAGTTGTCCGAGCTCCATGCTGATCTGAAGATACAAGAACGGGACGAGTTCAAGTGGAAGAAATTGAAGGCTGAAGGCCTGGATGAAGACGGAGAGAAGGAGGCGAAGCTCGCCCGCGGGCTCAGCGGTACGTCTCTTCTCAGGCCAGGGGCGGCGGTCGCCCAGGCTCGGGCCCCAGCTTCTTACTCTGACTTGGTTTGAGTAAGAGTCGGGGCTGTCCTCGTGAGCCTGGCCCTGGCAAGGTGACCCTCAGCCGTGGGCAGGCACAGCTGCTGGGCTGTCCTGTGCGGGCTCTTGGCACGTGGGAGGGAGGGCCAGGGCGAGGATGTCTGGCCGCGTTAGCGCACAAGCAACCAGGGCTGCTTGGTCCAGGGAGGCGGCTGGGATGGCCAGATGCCCACGGTCACCTGCACGAGGAAGCAGGGATGTTCCCAGGGTCTGGCCGTGTGAAGAGCACTGCCCCCGCCAGGCCGAGCCTTGTGGCCCCTGTGGCCCACCCTGCATCTAGGGCTCCCAGTGCGTCCAGGTGGCCCGGGGCTGGGAGAtggaggagggtgggggcagggagagcccCCTGCCCGTGATGCCCGCACCGCAGGCTGGACACCAGGGACACACGCTCTTCACAGCTTACTCTCAAGGCTTCCAGTGGGCTGAACTGCTGGGCAGGGCGAGTTCTGAGGCACAGGCCGTGTAGACAGGGAAGTGAAGCCCCAGGAGGTGAGGTCAGGCTGAGCGGGGTGCTCCCTGGGCTGGCTCAGCTGAGGGTGGGCCCCCGTGGGGACCACTTGTGTCCAGCGCTTGTCAGAGGAGGTGCTGGGGGTCAGGGGTCAGGTGGGACACTGCTCGGATGAGGACCTCAGGGATGGAGCACAGGGGAAAGGGAAGCCCGGATCCAGAGAGGCCCGGGTGAGGCCTGGAGGGGACAGTGGGGACTGTCTGCAGATGGGAGGAAGGACGCCCGGTCTTTCAGAgcagggagggtggggcaggCCCACTCCCAACTCAGGAGGTAGGTGTGGGGCGCGAGGAGATGCTGGGAGGGGCGTCCTCCAGGGCAGACCCAGCAGCCCGGCCCCGCTGAGGAGCGCTCCTTCCGGGTCCACTAGGCATCCGCCGCATCATGTTGGTGACGATGGTGCTGAGACGCAGGTCCCCGTCTGGCGCAGAGGCTATGGGCGGCACTGTGTCCTGGGCGCTACTGACAGACGACACCTGGTCGCTGTCCCACGGTGACCAGCCAGCAGCAGGCTGGAGCCAGTGTCCCCTCCCGGCTACCGCTGTTAACTTTTCACCGGAAGCTGCCGACGCTGAGGTTTCTCCttgtagaaaatcttttctgcaaataaaaatatgacttaGGCCGTGGCAGAGCTTCCCCTGGCCACCGCCCCGTCCATTCTGTGGACCGTCGTCCTCTCCCGCCCTCGCTGGAGTTCGCCCCACAACACAAACGGGCTGCAGGTTTTGGTTTTGCAAACCTGTGAAGCTGGTCCTAAAGGCAGTCCCGGGATGCTGAGCCCGTCCTGCCGCACCGCGCTCTCCCCGCGGGTCGGGACAGAGGGATCGGCCGGAAGCGCGCGGCCCCGAGGCCGCCAGTGTGCACGGGGGCGTTGCTGGAGGAGGATCCCCGGGTTTGTTTGCGCTCCTTCCGCTGGGTCCCGAGTGGGCAGGAGAGCTGGGCGGGCGGCAGAGGGGCGGCCCCCAGACCACGGCCTCGAGCCCCTCCTATGCCCTCCTAGTCATCCTGGCCAAGTACGGTCTGGACGGGAGGAAGGACGCCCGGGCCGTGAGCAGCAACTCCATCAGCCACGGCCCCGCCGACCACAGCCTGGAGGACCCCCGGCTGGAGAAGCTGTGGCACAAGGTACCCTCGCGCTGCCGTCCGCCCTGGAGGCGTCAGGCCTTGGCTTTTGGTTTTCTGCCCCTGCGTCCCCTAGCGAAGGGGGGTGAAGGCCGAGAGCTGGGCCTGAGTACTCCACCCAGGAACAAGGGTCCTGCCTGGCCTACGGGAGTGATCCACAGGGGCACCCGTGTAACTAACCCCAGGTGGGCAAGGTGCACCCCGAGGCGTGGACGGGTGGGCTCGGCCTATGGGGGGACCCCGAGGCATGGACAGGTGAGCACAGCCCAACGGGGGTGTTCACTGGGGTGGCTTTCCTTCCAGGCGAAGACCTCTGGGAAGTTCTCCAGTGAAGAACTGGACAAGCTGTGGCGGGAGCTCCAGCATCACAAAGAGAAGGTCCACGAGTACAACGTCCTGCTGGAGACCCTGAGCAGGACCGAAGGTGCCCCCGCAGGCGGCCCTGGCTCCAGAGCGTTCCAGAACAGAGCTGCTGGGGGGTTGGGGGCAGTGCCGCGCTGTCAGGCCTCCCTGCTTTCCGAGCAGGAATCTCGGCGTTTAGGAGCCCGTCGGGGTGCCCATGCACGTCTGTGAGCGTGGGTTCAGATGAACCCATTCTGCAGTGACACGGGCCACCTCTCCTGTCACCGCCGGCCTGACTTCAGGGGGACTTGTGGGGGGCTCGGGACCCGCCCTGAGAgagcagtgggggtggggctgcGGTGGCTCCACGACATCTAGACGAGCTTAGACGGAGCTCCGCGGGCGGCTCAGGCCCGGGCCTTCACGGCCTCCTGCCTCTGGCTCCCGCAGAAATCCACGAAAACGTCATCAGCCCCGTTGACGTGAGCCGCGTCAAGGAGGACGCGCTGCAGGTGGGCCACGCCGAGCTGAAGGACAAGCTGCGGGACATCAGCCAGGGCTTCGACCGCCTGCGGAGAGTCAGCCACCAGGGCTACGGCGACCAGGCCGGTGAGCCCCGCCCTGCGCCCCGCTGCCCGGCGCCCGGGAGACGGCAGCAgagcccctccagcccctccgCTCCCAGGGCCACGCCTGGGCTGCTTTCTCCCTCCTGGAAGGTGCACGCACCTTTATTTCTAGCCTCACGGCGTCCTTTAACCCTCACGGTGGCCCCCCGCCCCGCGCATTGGGATGGCTGCTCTGCTCCTGTGCAGACAGCTCGCTGCTCGGGCCGAGGCCGGAGCTCCTCGCTGGGTGCCGCCCCCTGGAGGATGGCCTGGGCCTCTGCGCGCGTCTCCCGCGGGAGCCCGCGGCTCGTGCCTGGTGCGGGCTTGCCGGAAGTCGGCCAGGTGCTCTTTTGTACCGTCTTCTGTCACCCGTCCGTTCCTTCTCCGGCCTGTTCCCTGAGCACTGGCCACATGGCGGGTGCTGCTGTCGACGCAGGGTGCGTGCAGTGGGGACGTGAGGTGGGCTCCCTGCTCCTCCGCATGGCCCGGGTGCCCCAGGGCACGACTCTGCCCTGCTGGGCTCGCCCATCTGCCATGGAGAGGGGACCAGACCACCGGGTGGACCCGCTGTGCTGATCTGCTCAACTGCCATGGAGCAGGGACCCCAAGGGCCTGGCCGTGCAGAGGAGCGGGGCAGCTGAGGCTGTGCCTCGGCCCCTCCGCTCCCGGGGCTGCATCCAGCCGGACCCTGCTGCTAGCCTGCCGAGTCCTGCCAGCAGCgccccagggccccaggcagCAGGGAGGGTCCGCCGGTGGGAGGCTGGTGAGATGACCGCTGGGCGGGCCGCCGTGGCCACTTGCTCCCAGCCGCCTCCAGCcgtgggagggaggtgggtgacGAGCCTGCACCGTCGCCACATGCTCTCGGGAGTGGTGGCTGAAGTCACAGGGTCCCTTCCCTTGGGTTTACTTCGCTTCAGAGCTACAGGGACAGGCAGCGCCTGAGCCTCAGCGCGGAACTGTGGGCAGGGGGACCCGCAGTCTGagcctcaccccccacccccgagcaCTCCCGCTTGCTGGGCAGGGGGACCCACAGTCTGagcctcaccccccacccccgagcaCTCCCGCTTGCTCGCGCAAGGGCTCCTGCGCCCGGGCAGCAGCGGCTCGACCCGGGGCTGGTGAGGGCATCGCCAAGGCCCCACCCCGCGGGTCCCGGGAACCGCAGACTGAGCGTGTGTGGAAGGTGTGCTCGGTCGGCTTCCAGAGGACGCTTGCACTGTGCACGAGCACCGTGCACTGTGCAGGTGGCCTGCGTGGCCCTGTGCGACCCGGGCTGCCGCCGTGCGGGTCACCGAGCCTGCCTTTGCTCCTTCACAGGGTTCGAGGAGCCTCGGGTGCTGGACCTGTGGGACATGGCGCAGTCAGCCAACTTCACCGAGAAGGAGCTGGAGGCCTTCCGGGTAGGGGCGGCGTCTCTCCCAGCGGACTCTCTGAGGACGTGGGCAAGGTCCTCTTCTTTAGTCCTAGCCGATCAGCGTTTTCACGGGAACGTTCTCTCCTTGCCGTCTGTGTCCCTCCGCTGCCCCGGGTGGCAGCCCGTGTGGGACGAAGCTGGCCTCCAGTGAACACAGTGTGGCTTCAGGGCATCTGCTTAGCTCTGGGTGCACTGGGCACGAGCTGGGACTTGTGGGATGAGCGGATTGACAGCGATTTGGAGGGGGAGccagcaggaccctgcagggccgCAGTGCTCGGCCCGGAGGGAGGAAGGGTCTTTGGGTCACCTGGGCCTCCAGGTGGGTTCTGCTGTGGCAAAGCTGCCATGGGGCAGGGGGTCAGGGATCGAGGAAGGGCGCAGGCCCGTGGGCGTGAAGCTTCCGTCTCCTTGGACAGgagtgcagggggaggggagcctgCCCGGGGCCTGGGGAGTTATTGGACAGGAGcgcagggggaggggagcctgCCCGGGGCCTGGGGAGTTAGGATCGCCGACACATTCCGCAGGCATCTTGGCGTGGGCCTGGGGGCGCTGGGGGAGTGTAGGGGTCGGGCCTGGAGGCCCACCTgcgctggggtggggggagcctggAGGCCTGGGGGTGGAGAGGACGGGGGGCAGTGCAGGGCTCAGCTCAGGCTGGATGTGGGGGCAGGGCCGGAGGGGACCAGGTGCTTGGCAGGCGCCATTTACCTAGAGGGTGAGGGGtcactgggagtggggagggagcgCATAGGGTGCGACCCTTGGGCCCTGAAGGCCATCAGGTCCTGCTGGGGCCCTTTAGAGAGAAGGGCTGCTCACCTGACTTCCATGTGTGCTGCTTCGTGATGGCATGGCAGCCAGGACACCCTCCACCTGAGCCTGCCGTCCCGCTCGGCCCCCAGAGCTGCCCTGGGCGGGCTGCACGGGGAATGGGCGCAGGGTTGCAGCCTTCAGAGCGGGGGAGCCCCGGCCCTGGCCTGCCTCCTTTGTGCCTTTTGCACAGGGATGTGTTATCTATTCAAAAATAAACGAAACTTAAGCATGCAGCCACCTGCCCTGGGTGGTCTCCTGAAGCAGCCGTGAAATTCCATCAGGGACCCTAGGGTGGTAGTAAGAGCGTGTTGGGGTAATTCAGTTGTTTCAACATTATTCTAGGAAGAGCTTAAGCACTTTGAAGCCAAAATTGAAAAGCATAACCACTACCAGAAGCAGCTGGAAATTTCTCATCAAAAACTGAAACACGTGGAGAGCTTAGGAGACCAGGAGCACGTCAGCCGGAACAGGGAACGGTACGCCGTGTTGGAGGAGAAGACCAAGGAGCTGGGCTACAAGGTGGGTGTGCGGCCGCCGGCCAGGCCTCCGCGGGAGCGGGCACGTGACAGTTCCGTCAGCGCCTGCGCGCCGGCCCCCTGGCCCCCTGGccgcccctccctgggcctcggcCCCCCTCTGCAGAGGGGACGGGATTGTCTCGCCCTCGCAGAGCTTGGTGGGAGCAACCACGCAGCTGCTCCTGCTGGGGGACTGCGCAGCCCTGAAGGGGGTcagctgcagggggtggggggacagggactgcccaggcctccccacccccacctgcctcTGGGTCTGTTTAGGGCCGGGCTCTGAACCAGGTGAGCAGGGAAGAGGCGCACACGCGCGAGGCGGGCAGGCGGGTGGGCAGGCAGCCAGGGCTGGAGCCGGGCCCTTCCAGCCCCCAAACATGTGGCCTGGCACTGGCTCTGCAGGTCCTGCGCTCCTGCGAGCTGCCCACGTGGCTTTGGAGGCTCCTGAGTGGACGCAGGAGGCAGCGGTTTGCCA from the Lagenorhynchus albirostris chromosome 4, mLagAlb1.1, whole genome shotgun sequence genome contains:
- the LRPAP1 gene encoding alpha-2-macroglobulin receptor-associated protein; this translates as MASGRARTWLRELRTPPPLLLLLLLLGPWPAAGHGGKYSREKNEPEPSSKREPGGEFRMEKLNQLWEKAQRLDLPPLKLSELHADLKIQERDEFKWKKLKAEGLDEDGEKEAKLARGLSVILAKYGLDGRKDARAVSSNSISHGPADHSLEDPRLEKLWHKAKTSGKFSSEELDKLWRELQHHKEKVHEYNVLLETLSRTEEIHENVISPVDVSRVKEDALQVGHAELKDKLRDISQGFDRLRRVSHQGYGDQAGFEEPRVLDLWDMAQSANFTEKELEAFREELKHFEAKIEKHNHYQKQLEISHQKLKHVESLGDQEHVSRNRERYAVLEEKTKELGYKVKKHLQDLSSRISRARHNEL